A region of Bradyrhizobium sp. SZCCHNS1050 DNA encodes the following proteins:
- the hutU gene encoding urocanate hydratase: MNRRLDNERVIRAPRGSDISAKSWLTEAPLRMLMNNLDPDVAEKPSELIVYGGIGRAARDWDSFDRIVASLRKLEADQTLVVQSGKPVGIFRTHPDAPRVLIANSNIVPHWATLDHFNALDRMGLMMYGQMTAGSWIYIGSQGIVQGTYETFVEVGRRHYNGDLSGKWILTAGLGGMGGAQPLAATMAGASMLAVECQPSRIEMRLRTGYLDRQATTLDEALALMADAATTKKAVSVGLLGNAAEIFPELVRRGVRPDIVTDQTSAHDPINGYLPKGWTLAEWEAKRASEPKAVEQASKTSMVGHVQAMLDFHAMGIPTLDYGNNIRQMAKDMGLANAFDFPGFVPAYIRPLFCRGIGPFRWAALSGDPEDIYKTDAKVKELLPDNKHLHNWLDMARQRIKFQGLPARICWVGLGDRHRLGLAFNEMVARGELKAPIVIGRDHLDSGSVASPNRETEAMKDGSDAVSDWPLLNALLNCASGATWVSLHHGGGVGIGYSQHAGMVIVADGTADAARRLERVLWNDPATGVMRHADAGYEDAIACAEANGLDLPSLVR, from the coding sequence ATGAACCGACGCCTGGACAACGAACGGGTGATCCGCGCTCCCCGTGGCAGCGACATCAGCGCCAAGAGCTGGCTCACCGAAGCGCCCTTGCGCATGCTGATGAACAATCTCGATCCTGATGTGGCGGAGAAGCCGAGCGAACTGATCGTCTATGGCGGCATCGGCCGCGCCGCGCGCGACTGGGACAGCTTTGATCGCATCGTCGCCTCCTTGCGCAAGCTCGAGGCGGACCAGACGCTGGTCGTGCAGTCGGGCAAGCCGGTCGGCATCTTCCGCACCCATCCGGATGCGCCGCGCGTCTTGATCGCCAACTCCAACATCGTGCCGCATTGGGCGACGCTCGATCACTTCAATGCGCTCGATAGAATGGGCCTGATGATGTACGGCCAGATGACGGCCGGCTCCTGGATCTATATCGGCAGCCAGGGCATCGTGCAGGGCACCTACGAGACATTCGTCGAAGTCGGCCGCCGTCACTACAACGGTGATCTCTCCGGCAAGTGGATTCTGACCGCGGGCCTCGGCGGCATGGGCGGCGCGCAGCCGCTTGCGGCGACCATGGCCGGCGCCTCGATGCTCGCCGTCGAATGCCAGCCGAGCCGCATCGAGATGCGGCTGCGCACCGGCTATCTCGATCGCCAGGCCACGACGCTAGACGAGGCGCTGGCGCTGATGGCCGACGCCGCGACGACCAAGAAGGCGGTGTCGGTCGGCCTGCTCGGCAATGCCGCCGAGATATTCCCCGAGCTCGTGCGTCGTGGCGTGCGGCCGGATATCGTCACCGACCAGACCAGCGCGCATGATCCGATCAACGGCTATCTGCCGAAGGGCTGGACTCTCGCAGAGTGGGAAGCCAAGCGTGCTTCGGAGCCGAAGGCGGTCGAGCAGGCGTCGAAGACGTCGATGGTCGGCCACGTCCAGGCGATGCTCGACTTCCACGCCATGGGCATTCCGACGCTCGACTATGGCAACAACATCCGCCAGATGGCAAAGGACATGGGCCTCGCGAATGCCTTCGATTTTCCGGGCTTCGTGCCGGCGTATATCCGTCCGTTGTTCTGCCGCGGCATCGGCCCGTTCCGCTGGGCGGCGCTGTCGGGCGATCCGGAGGACATCTACAAGACCGACGCCAAGGTGAAGGAGCTGTTGCCGGACAACAAGCACCTGCACAACTGGCTCGACATGGCGAGGCAGCGCATCAAGTTCCAGGGCCTGCCGGCGCGGATCTGCTGGGTCGGGCTCGGCGATCGCCATCGCCTTGGGCTTGCCTTCAACGAGATGGTCGCCCGCGGCGAATTGAAGGCGCCGATCGTGATCGGCCGTGACCATCTCGATTCCGGCTCGGTGGCGAGCCCGAACCGCGAGACCGAGGCGATGAAGGATGGCTCGGACGCAGTGTCCGACTGGCCGCTGCTCAACGCACTGCTCAATTGTGCGAGCGGCGCCACCTGGGTGTCGTTGCATCATGGCGGCGGCGTCGGCATCGGCTATTCGCAGCATGCCGGCATGGTGATCGTCGCCGACGGCACGGCGGACGCTGCGCGGCGGCTGGAACGCGTGCTGTGGAACGACCCGGCGACCGGCGTGATGCGCC